Proteins co-encoded in one Oryzias melastigma strain HK-1 unplaced genomic scaffold, ASM292280v2 sc00615, whole genome shotgun sequence genomic window:
- the LOC112139131 gene encoding uncharacterized protein LOC112139131, with amino-acid sequence MKLRCAQQIRKKYRHLIRVSNQNEDELRMQTAENDEIIKMAISVFKANIKSGPTYVCTVCHKACFPNQVRSCNRVKFIKNMAIVAKCLTGDYVHVCSSECVNERQCKVPDERRKEWICHTCHNHVKNGHMPPLAVTNNLRLADIPPELSNLNILERHLVAKCIPFAKIVPLPKGRQQAIRGNVVCVPSEIQETIDALPRTRNESQVLRVKLKRRLCYKGHQLFQAVTWSKLMRALHKLKQIHPQYENISIRDDPELCDPTLVEDEEHNATKNNVETTESVHSQMLSCAINENCNTANVDKHQTTEIITSNNNEQAEVQNTVEELNQEVTAHATTSNQREIQNDNEEEEGDMPNGGLVLESCLQPSNIAEEVLSFSEGIYCVAPAEGNSPVSFFKTPHLEAIAFPVQYPTGQNTLDEQRPIKLTPSQYFKARLLCVDDRFAKDTNYLFFGQFVTEIHQATSSMTVQLRKGKPQTRDGRKITSRMLQDKQEVEKLIRNKDAVRFMQPLRGTPAYWEKTTKDLFAMIRQLGNPTFFLTCSAAEMRWPEVIEAIKHQQGEEVDFEKLTWIEKTDILRSNPVTTMRMFDKRVEALFRDLILSPAQILGRVIDFFIRVEYQNRGSPHIHCLLWIDGAPVFGKDDDQTVCNFISKYITARLPNPTSQPDLHKTVKEVQIHSRNHPKTCFKYPGADCRFGFPKQPSDTTFITRPDEDSADSVEVERAKAKLRPLSALLKEPESESLTFEQLLIECNLTVTEYKKCLHLMKTSSTVILKRDPKDCWVNAYNPHLLQAFDSNMDISFILNAYSVIMYLTSYITKQEHGLSEYLKTVIENSNCDGTNQSDEMKEVMQAYSKKREISAQECVTRVCGLNMKKSSRGVVFIPTDDNAVKMSRPMSQLQDMTSESENVWMTSLTDKYKCRPETPEFEMMCMADFAATCRLVYGQQRKAKDVLPLLNGMGFVKRRVKDKPAVIRFYRPSEKKNPDQHCKTLLKLYFPYRSEDELKPPHYSTYQSFYNSGYAQLCDSEIPESVKAIVKHNQEKYEKNSKEIDEAIEEYEQNRGSIDEWCNLAPESELVRLECIDAMQREKAVDENEQENVPEYSRQAASSTELRAIREAPMIDPDTIREMYRSLNQKQACVFYAVREWCIKRVCGLNPEQFFYYINGGAGTGKSHLIKSIHSQATDILQKLQRNAEEHDISSRSVLLTSFTGTAAFQISGTTLHSLLKLPRILKPPITGLGNQLDEVRAELLNAEIIIIDEVSMVSKPLLAYVDARLKQIKGSRKPFGGMSVLAVGDFYQLPPVRQSKPLCVPEPLQVDMWNENFQMVTLTEIMRQKDDVSFAEMLNRIRVKEQSDELTDNDRALLRQAVTQPALCPIDALHIFATNKQVNDHNSATLSKLHATTIDIDADDYKKDMQTGRMTRQDQPVKGSTNDLLDSIKLAEGARVMLTRNIDIRNGLVNGAFGELVGVIYSENNQHIVKLGLKLDSKTGVNRAQPDNVVYLERVEENLKQKGMVRRQFPVKLAYACTIHKVQGLTTQKAVVSMKRVFESGMSYVAMSRVTSLSGLYLLDFDESKIYSNAEVTAGLQNMKKANLEEMMPLIHLKDIVNRADTFTVIHHNTEGLPAHITDIKSHHELCLADMLCFTETHLRGSFVADSLLLDDYNIFNRNRHQSYTDFPDLAKRNGGGVAIYVPRRHPSCMW; translated from the exons ATGAAGCTTAGATGTGCAcagcaaattagaaaaaagtacCGCCATTTGATAAGGGTGTCAAACCAAAATGAAGATGAACTAAGGATGCAAACAGCAGAGAACGATGAAATCATCAAAATGGCTATTTCTGTGTTTAAAGCAAACATCAAGAGTGGTCCAACTTATGTATGTACTGTTTGTCATAAAGCATGCTTTCCAAATCAAGTCAGGTCTTGCAACAGggtaaaattcataaaaaatatggcGATTGTGGCAAAGTGCTTGACAGGGGACTATGTTCATGTGTGTAGCAGTGAGTGTGTAAATGAAAGACAATGTAAAGTACCTGATGAGAGACGAAAAGAATGGATCTGTCATACTTGTCataaccatgttaaaaatggacATATGCCACCACTTGCTGTTACCAATAACTTGAGACTAGCAGACATTCCACCAGAGTTatcaaacttaaacattttggaAAGGCATCTTGTAGCAAAATGTATACCATTTGCCAAAATTGTTCCACTTCCCAAGGGGAGACAACAAGCAATACGGGGCAATGTTGTATGTGTGCCATCTGAAATACAAGAAACAATTGATGCATTACCTAGAACAAGAAATGAATCACAAGTTCTCAGAGTGAAATTAAAAAGACGATTATGCTACAAAGGTCATCAGCTATTTCAAGCCGTTACTTGGTCTAAACTAATGCGAGCTTTACACAAACTGAAGCAAATTCATCCACAATACGAGAACATAAGCATCAGAGATGACCCTGAACTCTGTGATCCAACCCTTGTAGAAGATGAAGAACACAATGctacaaaaaacaatgttgaaaCCACAGAGAGTGTTCATAGTCAGATGCTTTCATGtgcaataaatgaaaattgCAACACTGCAAATGTAGATAAACATCAGACAACAGAGATAATTACAAGCAATAATAATGAGCAAGCTGAGGTACAAAACACAGTTGAAGAACTCAATCAGGAAGTCACCGCACACGCAACTACATCCAATCAGAGAGAGATACAGAATGATAATGAAGAGGAAGAAGGTGACATGCCAAATGGTGGACTGGTTTTAGAGTCTTGTCTTCAACCATCTAACATTGCAGAAGAGGTTTTGTCATTTAGCGAAGGAATTTACTGTGTTGCTCCAGCAGAAGGAAACAGCCcagttagcttttttaaaactccTCATCTGGAAGCCATAGCTTTCCCTGTTCAATATCCAACAGGTCAGAACACATTGGATGAGCAAAGACCAATTAAATTAACACCTAGCCAGTATTTTAAGGCAAGACTTCTCTGTGTTGATGATCGCTTTGCCAAGGACacaaactatttgttttttggtcaatttgTGACAGAAATACACCAAGCTACATCTAGTATGACAGTACAATTGCGCAAAGGAAAACCACAAACTAGAGATGGGCGTAAAATCACATCTAGGATGTTGCAGGATAAGCAAGAAGTTGAGAAACTGATCAGAAACAAAGACGCAGTTCGATTCATGCAACCACTCAGAGGAACTCCAGCTTACTGGGAGAAAACCACAAAAGATCTTTTTGCTATGATCAGACAATTAGGCAATCCCACATTTTTTCTTACGTGTTCAGCTGCCGAAATGCGTTGGCCAGAAGTGATCGAAGCAATAAAACATCAACAAGGTGAAGAGGTTGATTTTGAGAAACTCACCTGGATCGAAAAAACCGACATACTGCGAAGCAACCCAGTTACTACCATGCGTATGTTCGACAAACGTGTTGAAGCTTTATTCAGAGACTTGATCCTATCGCCTGCTCAAATCCTAGGACGAGTTATTGACTTTTTCATCAGAGTAGAGTACCAAAACCGTGGCTCTCCGCACATACACTGTTTGTTATGGATTGATGGTGCACCTGTTTTTGGAAAGGATGATGATCAGACAGTCTGCAATTTTATCTCAAAGTACATCACAGCCCGACTTCCCAACCCAACTTCTCAACCAGACCTGCACAAAACTGTGAAAGAAGTTCAAATCCACAGCAGAAACcatccaaagacatgcttcaaaTATCCTGGTGCTGATTGTCGTTTCGGATTCCCCAAGCAACCATCTGACACAACTTTCATAACTCGACCAGATGAAGACAGTGCAGACTCTGTTGAAGTCGAAAGAGCAAAGGCAAAACTGAGACCATTAAGTGCACTCCTGAAAGAGCCTGAAAGTGAATCCCTGACTTTTGAGCAGCTCCTCATTGAATGCAACTTAACAGTGACAGAATACAAAAAGTGCCTGCATTTGATGAAGACATCCAGTACAGTGATCCTAAAGCGTGATCCAAAGGACTGCTGGGTAAATGCTTATAACCCCCATCTTTTACAAGCCTTTGACAGCAACATGGACATTTCGTTCATTCTGAATGCCTATTCTGTGATCATGTATTTGACATCTTACATCACAAAACAGGAACATGGGCTTTCAGAGTACCTGAAAACAGTTATTGAAAACTCAAACTGTGATGGAACTAACCAGTCTGATGAAATGAAAGAGGTGATGCAGGCATACTCCAAGAAACGAGAGATCAGCGCACAGGAATGCGTGACACGTGTGTGTGGActcaacatgaaaaaatcttCCAGAGGCGTTGTTTTCATTCCAACAGATGACAATGCAGTAAAGATGAGTCGGCCTATGTCACAACTGCAGGACATGACGTCAGAAAGTGAAAACGTCTGGATGACATCTCTAACTGACAAATACAAATGCAGACCTGAAACTCCAGAATTTGAGATGATGTGTATGGCGGACTTTGCAGCAACATGCAGATTGGTTTATGGACAGCAAAGAAAAGCTAAAGATGTTTTGCCTCTTTTGAATGGCATGGGATTTGTCAAAAGGCGTGTGAAGGATAAACCTGCTGTAATACGATTTTATCGTccctcagagaaaaaaaatcctgatcaACATTGTAAAACATTGCTGAAACTGTACTTTCCATACAGATCGGAAGACGAGCTCAAACCACCCCATTACTCAACATACCAGTCCTTTTACAATTCAGGATATGCACAGCTGTGTGACTCTGAAATCCCTGAGTCTGTGAAGGCTATTGTCAAACACAACCaagaaaaatatgagaaaaacagcaaagaaattGATGAAGCCATTGAAGAATATGAACAGAACAGAGGTTCAATTGATGAATGGTGTAACTTGGCTCCTGAATCTGAGCTTGTCCGGCTGGAATGTATTGATGCAATGCAAAGAGAAAAGGCTGTTGAcgaaaatgagcaggaaaatgtTCCAGAGTACAGTCGCCAAGCAGCATCATCAACAGAACTGAGAGCAATAAGAGAAGCCCCCATGATTGATCCTGACACAATACGAGAGATGTATCGAAGTCTTAATCAGAAACAAGCCTGTGTGTTCTATGCAGTCAGAGAGTGGTGCATAAAGCGAGTCTGTGGCCTGAATCCAGAACAGTTTTTCTACTACATCAATGGTGGAGCAGGAACCGGAAAATCCCATCTGATTAAATCAATTCATTCACAGGCAACtgacattttgcaaaaactgcAAAGAAATGCTGAAGAACACGACATATCCAGCCGAAGTGTTCTATTGACTTCTTTCACTGGAACAGCAGCATTTCAAATTTCTGGAACAACTCTTCACAGTCTTCTAAAGCTCCCGAGAATTCTCAAGCCACCCATTACAGGACTGGGAAACCAACTTGATGAAGTCAGAGCTGAACTTTTGAATGCTGAAATCATCATCATTGATGAAGTCTCTATGGTTTCAAAACCGTTGCTTGCTTATGTGGATGCTCGTCTGAAACAAATCAAAGGGAGTCGTAAACCTTTTGGAGGGATGTCTGTGTTAGCAGTTGGTGACTTCTATCAACTCCCACCTGTCAGGCAGTCTAAACCTCTCTGTGTACCTGAACCATTGCAAGTTGACATGTGGAACGAGAACTTTCAGATGGTCACTCTCACTGAGATCATGCGTCAGAAAGATGATGTGTCCTTTGCAGAAATGCTCAACAGGATTCGTGTCAAAGAACAATCAGATGAACTCACAGATAATGACAGAGCTTTACTTCGTCAGGCTGTTACTCAACCAGCTCTTTGTCCCATTGATGCATTACATATATTTGCTACCAATAAACAAGTCAATGATCACAATTCTGCTACTCTCTCTAAACTACATGCTACTACCATTGACATAGACGCAGATGACTATAAAAAGGACATGCAAACTGGCCGAATGACACGTCAAGACCAACCAGTCAAAGGCAGCACAAACGACTTATTGGACTCAATCAAACTTGCTGAAGGAGCTCGGGTGATGCTCACCAGAAACATTGATATACGGAACGGTTTGGTAAATGGGGCTTTTGGAGAACTTGTTGGTGTAATATATTCTGAAAACAACCAGCACATTGTTAAACTTGGTTTGAAGTTGGACAGTAAAACTGGGGTAAACAGAGCACAACCTGACAATGTGGTGTACTTAGAAAGGGTTGAAGAAAATCTTAAGCAGAAAGGGATGGTACGCAGACAGTTTCCTGTTAAGCTGGCATATGCATGTACAATTCACAAAGTCCAAGGTCTGACAACACAAAAAGCTGTAGTGTCAATGAAACGAGTTTTTGAGAGTGGCATGTCCTATGTAGCCATGAGTAGAGTGACTTCACTCAGTGGATTATACTTACTGGATTTTGACGAATCAAAAATTTATTCAAATGCAGAAGTCACAGCTGGATTGCAGAACATGAAAAAAGCCAATTTGGAAGAAATGATGCCTCTAATACATTTGAAGGACATAGTCAATAGAGCTGACACTTTTACTGTTATTCATCATAATACGGAAGGACTTCCTGCTCACATTACAGACATCAAAAGCCACCACGAGTTATGTTTAGCCGACATGTTGTGCTTTACAGAAACTCATCTACGAGGATCATTTGTTGCAGACAGCCTTCTCCTTGATgactacaacatttttaaccGGAACCGACATCAGTCTTACACAGACTTTCCAGACCTGGCCAAGAGAAATGGAGGAGGAGTTGCTATTTAT GTGCCGAGGAGGCATCCCTCATGCATGTGGTGA